The Lasioglossum baleicum chromosome 12, iyLasBale1, whole genome shotgun sequence genome includes a region encoding these proteins:
- the Atg17 gene encoding autophagy-related 17 isoform X2 produces MLYIFRVDTGTTITFDIKLALQPVSELMEAIERECGVVATHQVLLMSGGESLKPDARVCSYSAGTDTNPIYLFSKAAIQDQTPPKPSIDYGSDIDLQCQIDSSLAMPATYQTLVARAQLAQQCCMLAGEQTRICEKLVHDQHLQQQGWAAVVANLEDITQMFQSRAAVHQQSFALYLSEREQHMELLQNFNADLGMLAKIPILPALRAQAEGLLSPDDQPIQTEKDANGQEEVFSLLSWISAKDNQSSLEQVAEQCSRGLEQFNEKLFNDVLKIEVSAAIFTASKQDMKKIKGLGERLFALEQLMQQTKRLVQEQGELAQGFLQNQSRASNLGDASVLPDLCTSHRRQLLVMLENHNQLRDIRRRCTKSKEELSVNIYQRLKWVMYVENKMREVDSKLMMYNESLKRLRRHLEVFQQIHLAPQMYMNAVAEVVRRRTFSQAFLVWASNLACQLLTVHSEELARRREFQSKFDGHFLNTLFPGLEDTPPPFATQAPSVFDGGLPNLTVDDMEVLRSQLPDLALTVSSPDLNSITQFFLSKSLTDASTDGNKEKDSSSMRVDDVPAKEQEGARAPMLSDRGDFESETDTEEFEKIGQGATDSKPESFDGAKQMRQKQLEVGGSRSVSPSSSTSTNVSPLNSKVVDLTNRSTSSSEPGSFHFPSLSVSERPSQLSPLTECAENVESSCLLHRAANGLSKYSEQPASSATAEEPRSLSPNPSSFNPRSVLCDGQQQQRHQLSSSGGSSPSVGVGAADFMGTEFYMDESLPSSLSEHPADGPQQAIISLLQENLGNTREEVERLRSILKTMKAVVSEAMSSVRQELTVLRDQSSEDKSGLREMTERVREALALYSSEYDRPLREREQELKVGHELEMADAKKVIQSHEEEICSLKRIVLEKETELSEHERLMTTMRQKLESEQTEMRNLRTRLHQQLNEALEQACVVKKAAAKEANNDRFREITTLANSVSQCQETIQELRLSTASTDQQRLVDATDMLPMVYKDDLVTTRVQMNDIVMDGSSSDSCVYNITMQHVLRIAVQIIEERAASMEKMDQELKMARQVMEEKEQEVKMYKMREFALLEELEQYKTTIRRVTKSEEFKNVPEEMSVSQMREVLKGLRAEKDEVDVSESKKVRVEANDDQSCLSRRMEMLENDNKRLNSEMQALREYRESAKTKIEALKAEKIRLEVELVKERSRRSFAARESSEGREKEMIASVAVVSEGSSRDAATSPEPQCCMCMAHCGYVRKKMKKTAEKLVQQRRITVTSCDPGDKVLVFWNPTHENFTLYQESPIFYFLNTDCVAALDLGPTSDGLPKRQQTIAEVVDKEYCQAKKSENRFRVPRGTKFYRVRVKSLKNISKSIREDSHSFSYHSEVLRDD; encoded by the exons ATATCGATCTACAATGCCAGATCGACTCTTCGCTTGCGATGCCCGCCACTTATCAGACACTCGTCGCCCGGGCCCAGTTGGCTCAGCAATGTTGCATGTTGGCTGGGGAGCAGACCAGGATCTGTGAAAAGCTGGTGCACGATCAGCATCTTCAGCAACAGGGCTGGGCCGCCGTGGTGGCGAATCTGGAGGACATCACGCAGATGTTCCAGTCTCGAGCCGCTGTTCATCAGCAGAGCTTCGCTCTCTATCTTTCGGAGAGGGAGCAGCACATGGAGCTTCTTCAAAA CTTCAACGCAGACCTGGGCATGCTGGCGAAGATACCGATCCTGCCAGCGCTGAGGGCACAAGCCGAGGGTCTGCTGAGCCCGGATGACCAGCCAATCCAGACTGAGAAGGACGCGAATGGCCAGGAGGAGGTGTTCAGCTTGTTGAGTTGGATCTCGGCGAAGGATAATCAGAGCAGCCTGGAGCAAGTGGCCGAGCAGTGTTCCCGGGGTTTGGAGCAGTTCAACGAGAAGTTGTTCAATGACGTGTTGAAGATCGAGGTGAGCGCAGCGATCTTCACCGCGAGCAAGCAGGACATGAAGAAGATCAAGGGCCTGGGGGAGCGGCTGTTCGCGCTGGAGCAACTGATGCAGCAGACCAAGAGGCTGGTGCAGGAGCAGGGCGAGCTGGCGCAGGGATTTCTGCAGAATCAGAGCCGCGCCAGCAATCTTGGCGATGCCAGCGTGCTACCTGATCTCTGTACCTCGCACAGGCGTCAGTTGCTTGTGATGCTGGAAAATCATAATCAGCTGAGGGACATTCGGCGCCGGTGTACCAAGTCGAAGGAGGAGCTGTCGGTGAACATCTACCAAAGGCTCAAGTGGGTCATGTACGTGGAAAACAAGATGCGGGAGGTGGACAGTAAATTAATGATGTACAACGAGAGTCTGAAGCGGCTTAGAAGGCACCTGGAGGTGTTTCAGCAGATCCACCTCGCGCCACAGATGTACATGAACGCGGTAGCCGAGGTGGTCCGGAGGAGGACGTTCTCGCAAGCTTTCCTGGTCTGGGCCAGCAACCTTGCCTGCCAACTGCTCACTGTTCACAGCGAGGAACTGGCCCGACGAAGAGAGTTCCAAAGCAAGTTCGATGGTCACTTCTTGAACACCCTGTTTCCTGGTCTGGAGGACACACCGCCGCCGTTTGCCACCCAGGCACCTTCTGTCTTCGACGGTGGACTGCCAAAC TTGACTGTGGATGATATGGAGGTTCTAAGGTCGCAATTACCAGATCTGGCGTTAACCGTATCGTCACCAGACTTGAACAGCATCACGCAGTTCTTTTTGTCGAAGAGTCTCACCGATGCCAGCACCGATGGGAACAAGGAGAAAGACAGCAGTTCCATGAGAGTCGACGACGTACCAGCCAAGGAACAGGAAGGAGCTAGGGCTCCAATGTTATCTGACAG GGGTGACTTCGAATCCGAGACGGACACCGAGGAGTTCGAGAAGATCGGGCAGGGCGCCACGGACTCGAAACCCGAGTCGTTCGACGGCGCTAAGCAAATGCGTCAGAAACAATTAGAGGTTGGTGGCTCGCGAAGCGTGTCCCCTTCTTCCTCGACCTCGACTAACGTATCCCCGCTGAACTCGAAAGTCGTCGACCTGACGAACCGTTCGACCTCCTCGAGCGAGCCTGGATCCTTCCACTTCCCAAGCCTGTCCGTCAGCGAGCGTCCGTCTCAGCTGAGTCCCCTAACCGAGTGCGCGGAGAACGTCGAGTCAAGCTGTTTGCTTCATCGCGCCGCGAACGGTCTTTCCAAGTATAGCGAGCAGCCGGCTTCCTCGGCCACAGCCGAGGAGCCGAGATCCCTAAGCCCGAATCCTTCATCCTTCAATCCCCGGTCCGTATTGTGCGACGGCCAGCAGCAGCAACGGCATCAGCTGTCCAGCAGTGGCGGTAGCAGTCCATCGGTCGGTGTTGGCGCCGCCGACTTCATGGGTACTGAGTTTTACATGGACGAGTCCCTGCCGAGCAGTCTCAGCGAGCACCCTGCCGACGGACCGCAACAGGCTATCATTTCCCTTCTCCAG GAGAACCTTGGAAACACGCGCGAGGAGGTGGAGAGGCTGCGTTCGATCCTGAAGACGATGAAGGCGGTGGTTAGCGAGGCGATGAGCTCGGTGCGGCAGGAGTTGACTGTTCTTCGGGATCAGTCGAGCGAGGACAAGAGCGGTCTCAGGGAGATGACGGAGCGTGTTCGCGAGGCGTTGGCCCTTTACTCGAGCGAgtacgatcgtcctcttcgggaACGAGAGCAAGAGTTAAAGGTCGGCCACGAGCTCGAGATGGCGGACGCGAAGAAGGTGATCCAGAGCCACGAGGAGGAGATCTGTTCGTTGAAGAGGATCGTGCTGGAGAAGGAGACGGAGCTATCGGAACACGAGCGTCTGATGACGACCATGAGGCAGAAGCTGGAGTCCGAGCAGACCGAGATGAGGAACCTGCGGACGAGGCTTCATCAGCAGCTGAATGAGGCACTCGAACAGGCTTGCGTGGTCAAGAAGGCTGCCGCAAAGGAGGCGAACAACGATAGGTTCCGGGAAATCACGACCCTCGCGAATTCGGTGTCCCAGTGTCAGGAGACGATCCAGGAGCTCCGGCTCAGCACCGCCAGCACCGATCAACAGAGGCTGGTCGATGCTACCGACATGCTGCCCATGGTGTACAAAGACGACCTCGTGACCACCAGGGTCCAGATGAACGACATCGTCATGGACGGGAGCTCTAGCGACTCTTGTGTCTACAATATCACG ATGCAGCACGTGCTGCGGATTGCGGTCCAGATTATAGAAGAAAGAGCGGCTAGCATGGAGAAGATGGATCAGGAGTTGAAGATGGCGCGACAGGTGATGGAGGAGAAAGAGCAGGAGGTGAAGATGTACAAGATGCGCGAGTTTGCGTTGCTGGAGGAGCTGGAGCAGTACAAAACGACGATCAGGCGAGTGACGAAGTCGGAGGAGTTCAAGAACGTTCCGGAGGAGATGAGCGTCAGTCAAATGCGGGAGGTACTGAAAGGTCTGCGGGCTGAGAAGGACGAGGTGGACGTGTCAGAGTCGAAGAAGGTACGGGTGGAGGCAAACGACGACCAGAGCTGTCTGTCGAGGCGGATGGAGATGCTGGAGAATGACAACAAGAGGCTGAACTCGGAGATGCAGGCGCTTCGGGAGTACAGGGAGTCGGCTAAGACGAAGATCGAGGCGTTGAAAGCGGAGAAAATTCGGCTGGAGGTGGAACTGGTCAAGGAGAGATCGAGGAGGAGTTTCGCTGCTCGCGAGTCCTCCGAGGGCCGCGAAAAGGAGATGATCGCTTCCGTCGCCGTGGTCTCAGAGGGCTCCAGCCGTGATGCAGCGACAAGCCCTGAGCCGCAGTGTTGCATGTGCATGGCGCACTGCGGCTACGTGCGCAAGAAGATGAAGAAAACCGCGGAGAAACTGGTGCAACAGAGACGCATCACCGTGACCAGCTGCGACCCCGGCGACAAGGTGCTCGTCTTCTGGAACCCCACGCATGAGAACTTCACCCTCTACCAGGAGTCGCCCATCTTCTACTTCCTCAACACCGACTGCGTCGCTGCGTTGGATCTTGGCCCGACCTCCGACGGATTGCCCAAGAGGCAGCAGACCATCGCCGAGGTCGTCGATAAGGAGTACTGTCAGGCTAAGAAG tCTGAGAACCGATTCCGAGTGCCGCGTGGCACCAAGTTCTACCGGGTGCGTGTCAAGTCGTTGAAGAACATCTCGAAGAGCATTCGAGAGGACAGCCATTCATTCTCTTATCATAGCGAGGTGCTCCGCGACGATTGA